One stretch of Legionella birminghamensis DNA includes these proteins:
- the lpxK gene encoding tetraacyldisaccharide 4'-kinase, giving the protein MWPFSLPYQFATMLRRFYLQTFQQQHFEVPVIVVGNLSVGGVGKTPLVAALVKEFQSKGLRVAVISRGYGASITSFPHEVSPENSAKEVGDEPVLLARKLSCPVVIAPKRVEAIRYLLKKYQTDIIISDDGLQHYRMGRAIEIVVIDGIRGLGNGFCLPAGPLRERASRLKKADLVVVNGGHWPEAHTMTIQPGSVQNLVSGNMISADLLEMPIAAVAGIGHPARFFTTLKEQGIICRHYPFPDHFQFKAKDLSFSEKVVIMTEKDAVKCRSFAADNWYFLPVEARLAPAFWQALWSNKHLKGYQK; this is encoded by the coding sequence ATGTGGCCTTTTTCGCTTCCCTATCAATTTGCCACTATGCTTCGCCGATTTTATCTACAAACGTTTCAACAGCAGCATTTTGAGGTGCCTGTCATTGTCGTCGGCAATTTAAGCGTAGGAGGTGTGGGCAAAACGCCATTAGTGGCTGCACTGGTCAAAGAGTTCCAGAGTAAGGGATTACGGGTGGCAGTGATTAGCCGCGGATATGGTGCTTCCATAACAAGCTTTCCCCATGAAGTTTCTCCTGAGAATTCAGCCAAAGAAGTAGGCGATGAACCTGTACTGCTTGCCCGTAAGCTATCCTGTCCAGTCGTAATTGCCCCAAAACGGGTGGAGGCAATTCGTTATTTACTGAAGAAATACCAGACTGATATTATTATCAGTGACGATGGATTACAGCATTACCGAATGGGAAGGGCAATTGAAATTGTCGTTATCGATGGTATAAGAGGTTTGGGAAATGGTTTTTGCCTTCCCGCCGGGCCTTTGCGGGAAAGGGCTTCCCGGCTAAAAAAAGCTGATCTTGTAGTCGTTAATGGAGGGCATTGGCCAGAGGCTCATACAATGACGATACAACCCGGATCTGTACAGAACCTGGTAAGCGGTAATATGATAAGCGCGGACTTGCTGGAAATGCCGATAGCGGCAGTGGCTGGTATTGGACATCCTGCCCGATTTTTTACTACTCTTAAAGAACAGGGAATTATTTGTCGGCATTATCCATTTCCAGATCATTTTCAATTTAAGGCAAAAGATCTCAGTTTTTCGGAAAAAGTGGTCATTATGACTGAAAAAGACGCGGTTAAATGTCGATCGTTTGCTGCAGATAATTGGTATTTTTTACCGGTAGAAGCCAGACTTGCTCCAGCTTTCTGGCAGGCTTTGTGGTCAAATAAACATTTGAAAGGTTATCAGAAATGA
- the msbA gene encoding lipid A export permease/ATP-binding protein MsbA has translation MTEKLTTGTSTLYRRLMRDVKPFWLVLLLGIAANIFYSLVDAGLTYMLRPFLDKGFIDIDMTFVKKIPLIILVGITVRGLMSSLGSYCMTWVARSVVKALRQKVFAHILRLPADYYDEATSGQLLSKILYDVEQVAQVSADALTDFVQNTCLVVGLLTVMMIICWQLSLMFLLTIPFVGIIVNFTNKRVRRISHKLQKTMGQVTEIAAEAIDGYGVVRIFGGEDYETSKFNRATELSRQNDMKVAVSKAINVFGVQFVIAVGIALIILAAIQLTAVITISAGSFLAIIAAMLQLIKPMKTLTTLNATIQRGLAGAESVFSLLDKPVESNTGKILAAPVKGNIVFDRVSYAYRQGSEVLHEISFTINAGETVALVGHSGSGKSTIASLLPRFYEVSRGRILLDGMPLQEISLSSLREQIALVSQQVTLFNDSLANNIAYGCFEATQEQILSAAKQAYADEFIRLLPDGYNTRVGENGILLSGGQRQRLAIARAILKDAPILILDEATSALDSESERAIQAALNEVVKNRTTLIIAHRLSTIQRAHKIIVMHQGKIVEQGTHQQLLAKNGHYTQLYNAQGLGLNHEEEMAV, from the coding sequence ATGACTGAAAAATTGACCACAGGAACGAGTACGCTCTATCGTCGTTTAATGCGTGATGTTAAGCCATTCTGGCTGGTATTGTTGCTGGGAATCGCTGCCAATATTTTTTATTCGCTGGTGGATGCTGGCTTGACTTATATGCTTCGCCCTTTTTTGGACAAAGGTTTTATTGATATAGATATGACTTTTGTTAAAAAAATTCCTCTGATTATCCTGGTTGGTATTACAGTACGTGGCCTGATGAGCTCGCTTGGCAGTTATTGCATGACCTGGGTTGCACGTTCAGTGGTAAAGGCGCTGCGGCAAAAAGTGTTTGCCCACATCTTAAGGCTGCCTGCAGATTATTATGATGAAGCAACTTCAGGCCAGCTTTTATCAAAGATACTGTATGATGTTGAGCAGGTCGCGCAAGTCAGCGCAGATGCTTTGACTGATTTCGTTCAGAATACCTGTTTAGTAGTTGGCTTGCTTACGGTAATGATGATTATCTGCTGGCAGTTGTCGTTAATGTTCCTGCTGACAATCCCTTTTGTAGGGATAATCGTTAATTTTACCAACAAGCGCGTTCGCCGTATTAGCCATAAACTACAGAAAACCATGGGCCAGGTTACTGAAATAGCTGCAGAAGCTATTGATGGTTACGGTGTGGTCCGTATTTTCGGCGGCGAGGATTATGAAACATCCAAATTTAACCGCGCAACAGAGCTGTCTCGCCAGAATGATATGAAAGTTGCTGTCAGTAAAGCGATTAACGTGTTTGGGGTTCAGTTCGTTATTGCGGTAGGTATTGCCTTAATTATTCTCGCGGCTATTCAACTGACTGCTGTGATTACTATATCTGCCGGCTCATTCCTGGCTATCATTGCAGCGATGCTGCAATTGATCAAACCAATGAAAACCCTGACCACCCTGAATGCAACTATTCAGCGCGGGCTGGCAGGTGCTGAAAGCGTGTTTTCATTATTGGATAAGCCGGTAGAGTCTAATACTGGCAAAATACTGGCTGCTCCAGTTAAAGGCAACATAGTTTTCGACAGGGTTAGCTATGCCTACCGCCAGGGAAGTGAAGTCCTTCACGAGATTAGCTTTACTATAAATGCCGGCGAAACAGTTGCCTTAGTCGGCCATTCCGGCAGTGGAAAATCAACTATCGCAAGCCTGTTGCCGCGTTTCTATGAAGTGAGCCGGGGCCGTATACTTTTGGACGGTATGCCTTTACAGGAAATCAGTCTGTCCAGCCTTAGAGAGCAAATTGCCCTGGTGAGCCAGCAGGTGACTTTATTTAATGACAGTCTTGCAAATAATATAGCCTATGGCTGCTTTGAGGCGACTCAGGAACAAATTCTTTCGGCGGCAAAACAGGCCTATGCAGATGAGTTTATCCGATTATTGCCCGATGGGTATAATACCCGCGTGGGGGAAAACGGTATTCTGTTATCAGGGGGACAGCGGCAACGTCTTGCAATTGCCAGGGCAATTTTGAAAGATGCACCGATTTTAATTCTTGACGAAGCGACTTCAGCCCTGGATAGTGAGTCAGAAAGGGCTATTCAGGCTGCTTTAAATGAGGTGGTGAAGAATAGAACTACATTAATTATTGCCCATCGTTTGTCCACTATTCAACGTGCGCACAAGATTATTGTCATGCATCAGGGAAAAATAGTAGAGCAGGGTACCCACCAGCAGCTTTTAGCAAAAAATGGCCATTATACGCAGCTTTATAATGCCCAGGGACTGGGTTTAAACCATGAAGAGGAAATGGCAGTTTGA
- a CDS encoding quinone-dependent dihydroorotate dehydrogenase, whose amino-acid sequence MYSLIRPFLFMIDAEKAHRSTLTALDSMPAFLFKKPHSLPVEVLGMIFNHPIGLAAGMDKNASHLDGLAKLGFSFIEVGTVTPRPQAGMPKPRLFRLPEAEALINRMGFNNRGVDVLVSNIQKSSYRGILGINIGKNKDTPMDKAVDDYLFCMRRVYTCASYIVINISSPNTPDLRLFHQEMLLRQLLCRLVEEQKKLADEHQRFVPLVVKLSPDESDEELTIVANVAAECGISGIIATNTTCTRMGVENLPKSKEMGGLSGKPLQERSTQCIRVLRQAIGNQLVIIGVGGVQSLDSAKEKLDAGASLLQVYSGLIYKGPRLIPQLVKSLKKAEESSNS is encoded by the coding sequence ATGTATTCGTTGATTCGTCCTTTTTTATTTATGATAGATGCCGAAAAGGCGCACCGTTCGACGCTCACAGCGCTTGATTCAATGCCTGCTTTTCTATTTAAAAAACCACACTCCTTACCTGTTGAAGTGTTGGGGATGATCTTTAATCATCCCATTGGGCTCGCAGCTGGGATGGATAAAAATGCCTCCCATCTGGACGGTTTAGCTAAACTAGGATTTTCCTTCATTGAAGTGGGGACCGTCACGCCGCGCCCACAGGCAGGAATGCCAAAACCCCGTCTTTTTCGTTTACCCGAGGCAGAGGCGCTGATTAACCGCATGGGATTTAACAATCGCGGTGTTGATGTTTTAGTCAGTAATATTCAAAAGTCCTCTTACCGAGGCATTTTGGGAATTAATATTGGCAAAAATAAAGATACTCCTATGGATAAGGCGGTGGATGATTACCTCTTTTGTATGAGAAGGGTTTATACCTGTGCATCCTATATCGTTATTAACATTTCGTCCCCCAATACGCCTGATCTGCGCCTGTTTCATCAGGAAATGCTGCTTCGCCAATTGCTATGCCGTCTTGTAGAAGAACAAAAAAAACTTGCGGATGAACATCAGCGCTTTGTGCCTCTGGTGGTTAAACTTTCTCCTGATGAGAGCGATGAGGAGTTAACGATTGTAGCCAATGTCGCTGCTGAATGCGGAATATCGGGAATTATTGCTACTAATACTACCTGTACGCGGATGGGGGTAGAGAATTTGCCGAAAAGTAAAGAAATGGGCGGTCTCAGCGGAAAACCTCTACAGGAGCGCTCTACGCAATGCATCAGGGTTCTTAGGCAAGCGATTGGAAACCAGCTGGTTATTATTGGTGTGGGAGGTGTTCAGTCCCTTGATTCTGCAAAAGAGAAACTGGATGCCGGTGCGTCCTTGCTCCAGGTATACAGCGGTTTAATTTATAAAGGGCCCAGGCTAATACCGCAATTGGTAAAGAGCTTAAAAAAGGCCGAAGAATCATCGAATAGTTAA
- a CDS encoding CHASE4 domain-containing protein has protein sequence MRDKWAVFKNLRPKIAVVFTLIFFTTGWLVYFITNNVLLHNVLQIEEQLINENIQRVRNILNDEVERLKVLSLDWGHWDETYEFALNRNPYYIKQNLFADAFFSNQWSFYLLFSKDFQLTYYTGFNLENKKPQALPADYKHYFYIKSPFFRYKSEIKPEGGIIYFNNNIQFVASITIRHSDRKGPTVGYLILMRPLNLTRLKGYSNALELPLSIQPLSLTDKNKQAALIKEFTEDHTTVFQKNEILVKLLIRDIYDAPIAILSFKMNRDIYKYSEQAIYLFIGLLAIIFFICLFALWIMINLIVLKRIALFNNQITAIANQGGYSKRVYISGQDELSFMADKVNALLNVIGRVHNALENRMITIEQINKELKSIEEENRHIIEYAPEPIIITDSSNHIKLVNKAATKVFKIKKQELVGQPIDSTFLIKQNKDESGKGVISDVKAHDVQKEYLITYRNMDIPVELKTALLNNDSTIFILRDISERKAYEKEVALLNQKLVFSSRQAGMSDVSTMLLHNIGNILSSVLVTVSVMKESFLNSKVNSLEKVGQLLEEHQNDLADYLTKNEKGEKIPEYLCLLTKLLKGEHQTFIAQLTSLNESIDKIMLVINNFQFKQGASVVEKFNITELMDNVLEIHSERIKKHRVKLSRHYCECRDIMQDKFKIWHILNNLVTNAIDALKEVERERNLCIEIEKQAESIKLKVVDNGIGIPSVNLVSIFMFNQTSKVGGHGIGLHSSSILAEQIGGKLSVESPGLGEGATFILEIPYEPPKK, from the coding sequence ATGAGAGATAAGTGGGCAGTTTTTAAAAACCTGCGACCCAAAATTGCAGTCGTCTTTACACTTATATTTTTCACCACGGGCTGGTTAGTCTATTTCATTACTAATAATGTTCTCCTTCATAATGTGCTGCAAATAGAAGAGCAACTTATTAATGAGAATATTCAACGAGTTAGAAATATTTTAAATGATGAAGTGGAGCGATTGAAAGTACTGTCGCTTGATTGGGGACATTGGGACGAAACCTATGAGTTTGCTTTAAATAGGAACCCCTATTATATCAAGCAAAACCTGTTTGCAGATGCGTTTTTCAGTAATCAGTGGAGTTTCTATTTATTATTTTCTAAAGATTTTCAATTGACTTATTATACAGGTTTTAACCTGGAAAACAAAAAGCCCCAGGCTTTACCTGCTGACTATAAGCACTATTTTTATATAAAAAGCCCCTTTTTCCGCTATAAATCAGAAATCAAGCCAGAGGGTGGAATAATTTATTTCAATAACAATATCCAGTTTGTCGCCTCCATTACCATCCGTCATAGTGATAGAAAAGGCCCTACTGTGGGTTATTTGATCCTTATGCGGCCACTGAACTTGACCCGTCTTAAAGGATATTCCAATGCTCTGGAGTTGCCGCTCAGTATTCAACCATTGAGCTTGACTGATAAAAATAAACAAGCCGCATTAATAAAAGAATTCACCGAAGATCACACGACTGTTTTTCAAAAGAACGAAATTCTTGTAAAACTCCTAATCAGAGACATTTACGATGCGCCAATTGCTATTCTGTCGTTTAAAATGAACCGGGATATCTACAAGTATAGTGAACAGGCGATTTACTTGTTTATAGGCCTCTTAGCGATTATTTTTTTCATTTGTTTATTTGCCCTATGGATCATGATTAATCTAATAGTTTTAAAGCGAATTGCTCTATTTAACAATCAGATCACAGCCATTGCCAACCAGGGGGGGTATTCCAAGCGAGTGTACATTTCCGGGCAGGATGAACTGAGTTTCATGGCAGACAAGGTTAACGCTTTGCTTAATGTAATTGGAAGAGTCCACAATGCCTTAGAAAACCGAATGATAACAATTGAGCAGATCAACAAAGAATTAAAGAGTATTGAGGAGGAAAATCGGCATATTATAGAATATGCGCCTGAGCCAATAATAATCACTGATAGTTCCAATCATATAAAACTGGTAAATAAGGCTGCAACCAAGGTTTTCAAAATTAAAAAACAGGAACTTGTAGGCCAGCCTATTGATAGTACCTTTTTGATTAAACAGAACAAGGATGAGAGCGGCAAAGGTGTTATTTCCGACGTCAAGGCGCATGATGTACAAAAGGAATATCTGATTACCTATCGTAACATGGACATTCCCGTGGAGCTTAAAACCGCCTTACTGAATAACGACAGCACTATTTTTATCTTGCGTGACATCTCGGAGCGGAAAGCTTATGAAAAGGAAGTCGCCTTATTAAACCAAAAATTGGTATTTTCTTCACGCCAGGCTGGCATGAGCGATGTGTCGACCATGTTGCTCCATAATATAGGTAATATTTTAAGCAGCGTGCTGGTGACAGTATCTGTAATGAAAGAATCTTTTTTAAATTCAAAAGTAAACAGTTTGGAAAAAGTTGGCCAGTTACTCGAAGAACATCAGAATGATCTGGCGGACTATCTCACTAAGAATGAAAAGGGGGAAAAGATTCCAGAGTATTTATGTTTGCTGACCAAGCTTTTAAAGGGGGAACATCAAACCTTCATTGCCCAGTTAACTTCTCTAAATGAAAGTATTGATAAAATTATGCTTGTTATCAATAATTTTCAATTTAAACAAGGGGCTTCTGTGGTTGAAAAATTTAATATCACCGAGCTGATGGACAATGTCCTGGAAATACATTCAGAACGCATAAAAAAACACCGGGTTAAGCTGAGCAGACACTATTGCGAGTGTAGAGATATCATGCAAGATAAATTCAAGATATGGCATATTTTGAATAACCTTGTTACCAATGCCATTGACGCGTTGAAGGAGGTCGAGCGGGAGAGGAACCTGTGCATTGAAATTGAGAAGCAAGCCGAATCGATTAAATTAAAAGTAGTTGACAATGGTATTGGGATTCCATCTGTAAATCTGGTCTCAATTTTTATGTTCAACCAAACCTCCAAGGTTGGCGGCCATGGCATTGGATTACACAGCAGTTCAATTTTAGCGGAACAGATTGGTGGTAAACTAAGCGTGGAAAGCCCTGGCCTGGGAGAAGGCGCGACTTTCATTCTGGAAATTCCTTATGAACCACCCAAAAAATAG
- a CDS encoding TorF family putative porin produces the protein MKRIFSLLLISLSFSGFSSNAALRIPPSPKSPSVRADPQPEAKPTKQKTLADNIVDNMSGTVALTSNYMFRGLTQTENLPAIQGGFTYTSPWNFYAALWASNNKFLDTDINLEVDPGIGFYKEITDDFNVDLSFYRYYFPSDRMWNYNEWLGQVNFKFLQSNLGYTNNIYNLKRTGFYIDGGINYTFPSHYLAGIENINALFGRYTLPEDFPDEAGISYNTYYIALSKTFKNYNFAVQYSNTTERDFYSWYGGEHFFCTLTATF, from the coding sequence ATGAAAAGAATTTTCTCACTGCTTCTAATAAGTCTTTCATTTTCAGGTTTTTCAAGTAATGCGGCTTTAAGAATCCCCCCCTCGCCCAAGTCCCCATCTGTAAGGGCTGATCCGCAACCCGAGGCCAAGCCTACCAAGCAGAAAACCCTGGCGGATAACATAGTTGACAATATGAGCGGAACCGTTGCGCTGACCTCTAACTACATGTTTAGGGGATTAACTCAAACTGAAAATTTACCCGCCATACAGGGTGGGTTTACTTACACCTCACCCTGGAATTTTTATGCTGCCTTATGGGCTTCTAATAATAAATTCCTGGATACAGATATTAATCTTGAGGTTGACCCCGGAATAGGATTTTACAAGGAAATTACCGATGATTTTAATGTGGATCTGAGCTTTTATCGATATTATTTCCCTTCGGATAGAATGTGGAATTATAACGAATGGCTTGGACAGGTTAATTTTAAATTTTTACAATCCAATCTCGGCTACACCAATAATATCTACAATCTTAAACGCACTGGTTTTTATATAGACGGGGGGATTAATTATACATTTCCCTCCCACTATTTAGCAGGAATTGAAAATATCAACGCCTTGTTTGGCCGTTACACCCTACCAGAAGATTTTCCAGATGAAGCGGGTATCAGCTATAATACATACTATATTGCATTGAGTAAGACCTTTAAAAATTACAATTTTGCTGTGCAATATTCTAACACAACAGAGCGTGATTTTTACAGCTGGTACGGCGGGGAACATTTTTTCTGTACATTGACGGCGACATTCTAA
- a CDS encoding EAL domain-containing protein: MDKNDEVIKILIVDDTPEIHHAFLEILVKRASSENNLFHSMEEEIFSELPDLRTKSKPSLPTFSITSAMQGEEGIEEVKKAIANGHPYALAFVDIRMPPGLDGVETIKRIWEVDPNIQIVICTAYSDYTWEETVEKLGEKDNLLIIKKPFDAVSIRQLACALTKKWQLSKETRQNVMMLEERVSERTRSLKQSLSVTRGTLESSPDGILVLDVNNQLIDFNKHFVEFWQIPPSMLEGRKAITILKHIGKKLVEPGEFNQLIEDIISRNHSQKSINVSSKTHRIFEVNKQVYKLGEENAGYIFSFRDITSRAFMEARIQYQATHDPLTKLANRVLLFDRIEASIQQSKRENTQFGVLFFDLNRFKLINDSLGHAAGDMLLIKVAERLKKSLRKSDTLSRIGGDEFVIVTSALHSTNIKVFADKILGQFIEPFIVKEQELYLTTSIGVSVYPGDGCTTEDLLTNADTAMYNAKEIGGNRYSFYNDRLKIEKTCLQLQFDFHKALKCNEFFLNYQPQYDIESNTIQGIEALVRWQHPERGTLLPIDFIETAEETGFIIPLGEWILKEACKQNKSWQDQGFPKMVMAVNMGTKQLKQPDLAKKVKTILEETQLEPQYLEIELTENTFINLVQTHNEISELKKLGIKISLDDFGAGYSSLNYLRQIKIDRLKIDKSFIDNIDVDQRDEQIIEAIISMSNVLGFHVVAEGVETQRQFNFLQEKRCEDVQGYYFSRPLMKEQIECLLKDQRKK; this comes from the coding sequence ATGGACAAAAACGACGAAGTGATCAAGATATTGATAGTGGATGATACACCCGAAATTCATCATGCGTTTTTGGAAATTTTAGTTAAAAGAGCCTCTAGCGAAAACAACCTCTTTCATTCTATGGAAGAGGAAATATTTTCTGAACTACCCGATTTACGTACGAAATCCAAACCCTCTTTGCCCACATTCAGCATCACAAGCGCCATGCAAGGAGAGGAAGGGATAGAGGAGGTCAAAAAAGCGATTGCTAACGGGCATCCCTACGCACTGGCTTTCGTTGATATTCGAATGCCGCCGGGCCTGGATGGGGTGGAAACCATCAAACGTATTTGGGAAGTCGATCCGAATATACAAATTGTCATCTGCACTGCCTATTCGGACTATACATGGGAAGAAACAGTTGAAAAATTGGGAGAGAAAGATAATCTTCTGATTATTAAAAAGCCATTTGATGCTGTATCCATCAGACAGTTAGCCTGTGCATTGACAAAAAAATGGCAACTCTCCAAAGAAACCCGACAAAATGTGATGATGCTTGAAGAAAGAGTTTCTGAAAGAACCCGCTCATTAAAGCAATCACTATCAGTCACCAGGGGAACACTGGAATCATCACCTGATGGTATTCTGGTATTGGATGTTAACAATCAGCTCATCGATTTCAACAAGCATTTCGTGGAATTCTGGCAAATCCCCCCCTCCATGCTTGAAGGGCGAAAGGCAATAACCATCCTGAAACATATTGGAAAAAAACTGGTTGAACCGGGGGAATTCAATCAACTTATCGAAGATATTATTTCAAGGAACCACTCCCAAAAAAGCATCAATGTCAGTTCAAAAACCCATCGTATATTTGAAGTGAATAAACAGGTCTATAAGCTGGGGGAGGAAAATGCGGGGTACATCTTCAGTTTCAGAGATATTACCAGCCGCGCTTTCATGGAAGCCAGAATACAATACCAGGCCACACATGATCCCTTAACGAAATTAGCAAACAGAGTTTTGCTATTCGATCGTATTGAAGCGTCTATCCAGCAGTCAAAACGCGAGAATACCCAGTTTGGGGTATTATTTTTTGATTTAAATCGTTTTAAATTGATAAATGATAGTTTAGGACATGCTGCGGGGGACATGCTGTTAATTAAAGTGGCGGAACGCTTGAAAAAAAGCCTCAGGAAATCAGATACGTTATCCCGAATTGGCGGGGATGAGTTTGTTATTGTTACCTCGGCATTACACAGCACCAACATTAAGGTTTTTGCTGATAAAATTTTAGGGCAATTTATTGAGCCGTTTATAGTGAAAGAGCAGGAGCTTTACTTAACAACGAGTATAGGAGTATCTGTTTATCCGGGAGATGGCTGCACGACCGAGGATTTACTCACAAATGCCGATACGGCTATGTATAATGCCAAGGAAATTGGGGGTAACCGTTACAGTTTCTATAACGATAGGCTAAAAATCGAAAAAACCTGTTTACAACTGCAGTTTGATTTTCATAAGGCCCTGAAATGTAACGAGTTTTTTCTTAATTACCAACCCCAGTATGATATTGAATCGAATACTATCCAGGGTATTGAAGCTCTCGTAAGGTGGCAACATCCTGAGAGGGGTACCTTGTTACCCATTGATTTTATAGAAACCGCAGAAGAAACAGGATTTATAATACCTCTTGGTGAATGGATACTGAAGGAGGCCTGTAAACAGAATAAAAGTTGGCAGGATCAAGGTTTTCCTAAAATGGTAATGGCTGTAAATATGGGTACAAAACAACTGAAACAGCCTGATCTGGCTAAAAAGGTTAAAACGATACTCGAAGAAACACAACTCGAACCGCAATATCTGGAAATAGAGCTCACCGAGAACACTTTTATCAATCTGGTGCAAACGCACAATGAAATATCAGAACTTAAAAAATTGGGAATTAAAATTTCACTGGACGACTTTGGTGCAGGATATTCCAGTTTAAATTATTTACGTCAAATCAAAATTGACCGCTTAAAAATCGATAAGTCTTTCATTGACAACATTGATGTCGACCAACGTGACGAGCAGATTATTGAAGCCATTATTTCCATGAGCAATGTACTGGGTTTTCATGTGGTTGCGGAAGGGGTGGAAACTCAACGGCAATTCAATTTCTTGCAGGAAAAACGCTGTGAAGACGTTCAGGGATACTATTTCAGCCGGCCTTTGATGAAAGAGCAAATCGAGTGCTTGCTGAAAGACCAACGAAAAAAGTAA
- a CDS encoding protein kinase domain-containing protein, translating into MIEIDLTCLDEITKPLLKTLLASTKDPLFGQGIYYISLYSDLLPAGENKIVIPVLLKNAFLVTPSKNHPGEYNLEIFSNQIGAGAFAKVYESEGKVKVHQDFKFVKRAADKERVIKAVHYDESERNKVAKEAQRANLGDALKCKPALFSSNHWAFLVMKKAKGITLERLINQMRIREINPTLRELITVTRAILLQIDTVQQKRYAHRDIKPANVMVDLPNGCATLVDFAFAKELKKPKITCHHNRGTRLFAAPEVYEDGELTAQCDDFAAGLSLAELWGDTYLDFIANTGNEKLLYKRNREETFTNLYAQMNVPETIKAILDTIIYGLTRYDPEKRLSCRDCIALCDQLLKEPNLDTLIYTPPTPEEREQQFDEISSENPDDYSSQSPQSSGSWEASAYCV; encoded by the coding sequence ATGATTGAAATCGATCTCACCTGTTTGGATGAAATAACCAAACCGTTATTAAAAACCTTGCTAGCCTCTACCAAAGATCCGCTTTTTGGACAGGGGATCTATTATATCAGTTTATATTCCGACTTGCTTCCCGCAGGCGAAAACAAAATAGTCATACCCGTTCTTCTTAAAAATGCATTCCTGGTTACTCCGAGCAAAAATCATCCGGGAGAATACAACCTTGAAATTTTTTCAAATCAAATCGGCGCTGGCGCTTTCGCAAAGGTCTATGAGTCAGAGGGAAAAGTCAAAGTTCATCAGGATTTCAAATTTGTAAAAAGAGCAGCGGACAAAGAGCGTGTGATCAAAGCGGTGCACTACGATGAGAGCGAACGTAACAAGGTGGCCAAGGAAGCCCAGCGTGCCAACCTCGGTGATGCATTGAAATGCAAGCCCGCCTTGTTTAGCAGCAACCACTGGGCATTTTTAGTCATGAAAAAAGCGAAAGGGATTACTCTGGAACGATTAATTAACCAGATGAGAATTCGGGAAATTAATCCAACGCTTCGTGAGCTTATTACTGTAACCCGAGCTATTCTGTTACAGATAGATACGGTTCAGCAAAAAAGATACGCACATCGCGATATTAAACCGGCTAATGTAATGGTTGACCTACCCAATGGTTGCGCGACATTGGTTGATTTTGCGTTTGCAAAAGAATTGAAAAAACCTAAAATCACCTGCCATCATAACCGCGGTACCCGGCTTTTTGCTGCCCCCGAAGTCTATGAGGACGGGGAGTTGACTGCACAATGCGATGATTTTGCAGCAGGGCTTAGCCTTGCAGAGTTGTGGGGTGATACTTACCTCGATTTCATTGCAAATACTGGCAATGAAAAATTATTGTACAAGAGAAATCGTGAGGAAACTTTTACCAATCTTTATGCTCAAATGAACGTGCCGGAAACGATTAAGGCAATTCTCGATACTATCATTTATGGTTTGACTCGTTATGATCCTGAAAAACGTCTAAGCTGTAGAGATTGCATTGCCTTATGCGATCAATTATTAAAAGAGCCCAATCTTGATACATTGATTTATACCCCTCCAACACCTGAGGAAAGAGAACAGCAGTTCGACGAAATATCGAGCGAGAATCCAGACGACTATTCAAGCCAGAGTCCGCAAAGCTCAGGCTCATGGGAGGCATCAGCCTATTGCGTATAA
- a CDS encoding pentapeptide repeat-containing protein → MKTYLFIYLISLSTSIYSQQFSNPLDVKQFEKTGVCESCDLSNDYYLYTDKLGAINLNNSNLTRSNLGIWGNHQYSSFSRITAIELSLGTADFAYSDFSFANLKNAKLSLNNFTSSDFTGANLSGASFAGANLYQAKITEKQLKSMSSICNAILPDGKVGSCDFR, encoded by the coding sequence ATGAAAACTTATTTGTTTATCTATCTGATTTCCCTATCTACATCAATTTATTCACAGCAATTTTCTAACCCATTAGATGTTAAACAGTTCGAAAAGACAGGCGTTTGTGAATCCTGTGACCTCAGTAATGATTATTATCTTTATACCGATAAGCTCGGCGCCATCAATCTCAATAACAGTAATTTAACCCGATCCAACCTGGGTATTTGGGGTAATCATCAATACTCGAGCTTCAGCCGTATAACAGCCATTGAGCTTTCTCTTGGAACGGCTGATTTTGCTTATAGTGATTTTAGCTTTGCAAATCTAAAAAATGCGAAATTGAGCCTTAATAATTTTACATCATCCGATTTTACAGGGGCCAATCTATCCGGTGCCAGTTTCGCGGGTGCTAATTTATACCAGGCAAAAATCACCGAGAAACAACTGAAGTCAATGAGCTCTATTTGCAATGCTATCCTGCCTGATGGAAAAGTTGGGAGTTGCGATTTTCGCTGA